One part of the Rhodococcus oxybenzonivorans genome encodes these proteins:
- a CDS encoding hydantoinase/oxoprolinase family protein — protein MAYVIGVDVGGTFTDAVLDDNAGTVLAAKAPSTPPDYSRGVIDVLEVLAEQLGCPIDEMLANTHHIAHGTTSSLNALVMGNVPPVGFLTTKGHRDSIYIMNVEGRYLGSSPEQLQNVMGQSKSHGLVPKKHALEVTERLDRDGNVVVALDEDSARESIRELLAEKVSGIAVSLLWSFRNPAHEQRIRELVHEIDPTMFVSLSSEVSPRIREFARNATTIMSTQIGPGLRDYLGELESKLRKLELAGPLLVMQSNGGAVAAAEAPKNAISTVGSVLTGGVVGAVSLGKQLGHRNIIATDVGGTTFLVGLVVDGEPVRSSSTIINHHPINVPTLEVHAIGSGGGAIAWIDPGGNLQIGPHSAQAVPGPACYGQGGTEPTNADANLVLGILPERGLLGGRKPLDKNLAREAIRTRIAEPLGLSIEDAAAAIYAVQNAQTGDLLRKTVVEAGHDPRNFVLYAFGGSGPAHCAAYAAEVGVREVIVPLGQVASAFSAYGLASSNIVLAAELSDPAAMPLDPARAERNFSQLETQVLEQINRQGLTFTSVEIEREIDMRYTMQLAEVATPIPAGDLDAVGIAQASDLFEQRYAELYGEDSGFREAGIQAITYRVRATGILPFSPTLPELKSADSADASAARIGTRKVCLNGRIGYVDTDVYDYSKLLAGHVLSGPAIVEVPTTTVVVPHGTTGTVDRLGNLNIVAH, from the coding sequence ATGGCATATGTAATCGGAGTGGACGTCGGTGGCACGTTCACCGACGCGGTGTTGGACGACAACGCCGGCACTGTTCTCGCGGCCAAGGCTCCCTCGACCCCGCCCGACTACTCACGCGGCGTGATCGACGTTCTCGAGGTGCTCGCCGAGCAACTGGGATGCCCGATCGACGAGATGCTGGCAAACACGCACCACATCGCTCACGGCACCACCTCGTCCCTGAACGCCCTCGTCATGGGCAACGTGCCCCCGGTCGGCTTCCTCACCACCAAGGGCCACCGCGACTCGATCTACATCATGAACGTCGAAGGACGTTATCTGGGCAGCTCACCTGAGCAGCTCCAGAATGTGATGGGACAGAGCAAGTCCCACGGTCTCGTCCCGAAGAAACACGCCCTGGAGGTGACCGAACGGCTCGACCGGGACGGCAACGTCGTCGTCGCCCTCGACGAGGATTCCGCCCGCGAGTCCATCCGCGAGCTCCTCGCCGAGAAGGTGTCGGGGATCGCGGTCTCGCTGTTGTGGTCGTTCCGCAACCCCGCGCACGAGCAGCGCATCCGCGAACTCGTCCACGAAATCGACCCGACGATGTTCGTCTCCCTGTCGAGCGAGGTGAGTCCCCGCATCCGCGAGTTCGCCCGCAACGCGACGACCATCATGAGCACTCAGATCGGGCCCGGGCTCCGGGACTACCTCGGCGAATTGGAGTCCAAGCTGCGCAAGCTCGAACTCGCGGGACCTCTGCTGGTGATGCAGAGCAACGGGGGCGCAGTCGCCGCCGCGGAGGCACCGAAGAATGCGATCAGCACAGTCGGATCAGTGTTGACCGGCGGTGTGGTGGGCGCCGTCTCCCTCGGCAAGCAACTCGGCCACCGCAACATCATCGCCACCGACGTCGGCGGAACCACCTTCCTCGTCGGACTCGTCGTCGACGGGGAGCCCGTCCGCTCCTCCAGCACGATCATCAACCACCATCCGATCAACGTGCCGACCCTCGAGGTCCACGCCATCGGCTCCGGCGGTGGCGCCATCGCCTGGATCGACCCGGGTGGCAACCTGCAGATCGGCCCCCACAGCGCGCAGGCCGTCCCCGGCCCGGCCTGTTACGGCCAGGGCGGAACCGAACCGACCAATGCCGACGCTAACCTCGTGCTCGGAATTCTGCCCGAACGTGGCCTTCTCGGCGGGCGTAAACCGCTCGACAAAAACCTTGCGCGCGAAGCGATTCGCACCAGAATCGCCGAACCCCTGGGTCTGTCGATCGAGGACGCCGCCGCGGCCATCTACGCGGTCCAGAACGCTCAAACCGGCGACCTGCTTCGCAAGACCGTGGTCGAGGCCGGCCACGATCCCCGGAACTTCGTCCTCTACGCTTTCGGCGGATCCGGCCCAGCCCACTGCGCGGCCTACGCCGCCGAGGTCGGTGTCCGGGAGGTCATCGTTCCGCTCGGCCAGGTCGCTTCGGCCTTCTCTGCGTACGGTCTCGCGTCGTCCAACATCGTCCTCGCCGCCGAACTGTCCGACCCGGCCGCCATGCCCCTCGACCCCGCCCGCGCCGAGCGCAATTTCTCGCAGCTGGAAACCCAGGTGCTCGAACAGATCAACCGACAGGGCTTGACGTTCACCAGCGTCGAGATCGAGCGTGAGATCGACATGCGCTACACCATGCAGCTCGCCGAGGTCGCCACCCCGATCCCGGCCGGAGACCTCGACGCAGTCGGGATCGCGCAGGCGTCGGATCTGTTCGAGCAGCGGTACGCCGAACTCTACGGAGAGGACAGCGGATTCCGGGAAGCCGGCATCCAGGCGATTACCTACCGGGTGCGCGCGACCGGCATTCTGCCCTTCTCCCCCACGCTGCCGGAACTGAAGTCCGCGGACTCCGCCGATGCATCCGCCGCCAGGATCGGCACCCGCAAGGTCTGCCTGAACGGCCGGATCGGATACGTGGACACCGACGTCTACGACTACAGCAAGCTGCTCGCCGGACACGTACTGTCCGGCCCGGCGATCGTCGAGGTCCCGACGACCACCGTCGTCGTCCCCCACGGCACCACCGGCACCGTCGACCGTCTCGGCAACCTCAACATCGTCGCCCACTAG
- a CDS encoding maleate cis-trans isomerase, with amino-acid sequence MGIHRIGLVVPSSNVTVETEMPALLGRHAEAQFSFHSSRMRMQAVSPEQLRAMNAQRERCILELGDAGVDAILYACLVALMSVGPGEHQRVESLVAEQLATGGSDAVVRSSAGALIEALHALDAKRIILVTPYMLPLAEQVVAYIEAEGIAVSDWRALEVSDNAEVGCIPGERVMEAARSLDRTGADAMVISACVQMPSLDLVQSAEDEFGLPVLSAATAGAYSLLRALDLDVDIPGAGSLLRADAPSAARQ; translated from the coding sequence ATGGGCATTCACCGCATCGGACTCGTCGTACCGAGCTCGAATGTGACCGTCGAAACGGAAATGCCGGCACTGCTCGGCCGACATGCGGAGGCCCAGTTTTCATTCCACTCGAGCCGCATGCGCATGCAGGCGGTGTCTCCGGAACAACTGCGAGCGATGAACGCTCAACGCGAGCGGTGCATCCTCGAACTCGGTGACGCAGGCGTCGACGCCATCCTCTACGCATGTCTGGTCGCCCTGATGTCAGTGGGACCCGGGGAGCACCAACGCGTGGAAAGCCTGGTCGCCGAGCAACTGGCGACCGGGGGTTCCGACGCAGTGGTCCGCTCCAGCGCGGGCGCCCTCATCGAAGCACTCCACGCCCTCGACGCGAAACGGATCATCCTGGTCACGCCCTACATGCTTCCGCTCGCCGAGCAGGTCGTCGCCTATATCGAGGCGGAAGGCATTGCGGTGTCCGACTGGCGCGCTCTCGAGGTCTCCGACAACGCCGAGGTCGGCTGCATACCCGGCGAACGGGTCATGGAAGCGGCACGATCACTCGACCGCACCGGAGCCGATGCCATGGTGATCTCCGCCTGCGTGCAGATGCCCTCACTCGACCTCGTCCAAAGCGCGGAAGACGAGTTCGGCCTGCCGGTGCTGTCAGCAGCGACCGCCGGCGCCTACAGCCTGCTGCGCGCACTCGACCTCGACGTCGACATTCCCGGAGCTGGAAGTCTGCTGCGCGCCGACGCACCTTCTGCCGCCCGCCAGTAA
- a CDS encoding VOC family protein yields the protein MSELQHTVRGVDHVAYPTFDPASTVKFYRDVLGFPVVHSICAAGWGPEKHPDFIHFFFDIGNDDRLAFFYYFGLEPFDGGPQGDSYSRFDDDVPIFFIRSRHLAIHVDSEEDLTEYRRRLDHSAWPVEMQIQHETIESIYTHDPNGYMIEITRALRPVTPQEDLDANLTIDALVDVVTGPDPSMAALLTRKAELITERAAAWQQEQESKEMVTR from the coding sequence ATGTCCGAACTGCAGCACACCGTCAGAGGCGTTGACCACGTCGCATACCCGACCTTCGATCCTGCCTCAACCGTGAAGTTCTATCGCGACGTTCTCGGGTTCCCGGTCGTACATTCCATCTGCGCCGCCGGCTGGGGCCCGGAAAAACACCCTGACTTCATTCACTTCTTCTTCGACATCGGCAACGACGACCGGCTCGCCTTCTTCTACTACTTCGGCCTCGAACCCTTCGACGGTGGACCACAGGGCGACTCGTACTCCCGCTTCGATGACGACGTGCCCATCTTCTTCATCCGCTCGCGCCATCTGGCCATTCACGTCGACAGCGAGGAGGACCTGACGGAATATCGGCGGCGACTGGACCACAGCGCATGGCCGGTGGAGATGCAGATCCAGCACGAGACGATCGAGTCGATCTACACCCATGACCCCAACGGGTACATGATCGAGATCACCCGGGCGCTGCGTCCGGTCACCCCGCAGGAAGATCTCGACGCGAACCTCACCATCGACGCCCTCGTCGACGTGGTGACCGGCCCCGATCCCAGCATGGCCGCCCTGCTGACTCGCAAGGCGGAACTGATCACCGAACGCGCGGCCGCCTGGCAGCAGGAACAGGAATCGAAGGAGATGGTGACCCGATGA
- a CDS encoding alpha/beta hydrolase, producing the protein MSASSRLGAGRYIDAARAPEATVTSTHELATADGAKVSGVLRVVPGARTVVTLMHPRQDLTHHVLVPELLARGFAVWTQGTRSVNNDIALVHEQALLDAAAGQVFLREKGFEYVVTLGHSGGGTLFAFYHQQAALPAGERLTRTPAGRPIDLPGAEMPLPDAAIFMAPHPGQGALLLRLIDPSVTDESDPLAADPDLNPFDPANGFAEPPHSSSYPPDFVTRYRAAQHDRIARLDAIARARVDEAADARRRYKRTADPAERRAALAPHVLTVYRTDADLRFTDLSLSPNERPYGSLFGRRPDLTNYGLVGFGRFATPDAWLSTWSGLSSNADFLRCAPAVTAPTLFVELTGDQACFPEDATMMVDALGSTDTTHVRVAGTHFGGPIRDGAPTGASLAAAEIGAWLETRCT; encoded by the coding sequence ATGAGTGCGAGCTCACGGCTGGGCGCCGGCCGGTATATCGACGCTGCTCGAGCTCCCGAGGCCACGGTGACGTCGACGCACGAACTTGCCACCGCCGACGGTGCCAAGGTCTCCGGCGTGCTGCGGGTCGTTCCTGGTGCGCGCACCGTCGTCACCTTGATGCACCCGCGTCAGGATCTGACTCATCACGTGCTCGTTCCCGAACTGCTTGCCCGTGGGTTCGCGGTGTGGACGCAGGGCACCCGGTCGGTCAACAACGACATCGCCCTGGTGCACGAACAGGCGCTGCTGGATGCCGCGGCAGGACAGGTGTTCCTGCGGGAGAAAGGGTTCGAGTACGTCGTCACTCTCGGGCACTCCGGAGGCGGGACCCTCTTCGCGTTCTATCACCAGCAGGCCGCACTACCGGCAGGGGAGCGGTTGACCCGTACCCCTGCGGGACGACCGATCGATCTCCCCGGCGCCGAGATGCCGCTGCCTGACGCGGCGATTTTCATGGCCCCGCACCCCGGACAGGGGGCACTGCTGTTGCGGTTGATCGACCCGTCGGTCACCGACGAGTCGGACCCCCTCGCCGCTGATCCCGACCTCAACCCCTTCGATCCTGCGAACGGTTTCGCCGAACCGCCGCACAGTTCTTCGTATCCACCGGATTTCGTCACCCGCTACCGGGCAGCGCAGCACGACCGCATCGCCCGCCTCGACGCGATCGCCCGTGCACGAGTCGACGAAGCCGCCGATGCGCGTCGTCGATACAAGCGCACCGCGGACCCGGCGGAGCGCCGCGCCGCGCTCGCGCCCCACGTCCTGACCGTGTACCGCACCGACGCGGACCTGAGGTTCACCGACCTGTCCCTGAGCCCGAACGAGCGTCCCTACGGGTCACTGTTCGGCCGGCGACCCGACCTGACCAACTACGGACTCGTGGGCTTCGGACGGTTCGCCACTCCGGACGCCTGGCTGTCTACCTGGTCGGGCCTCAGCAGCAACGCCGACTTCCTCCGCTGTGCTCCCGCAGTCACCGCCCCGACACTTTTCGTCGAACTCACCGGTGATCAGGCGTGCTTCCCCGAGGACGCCACAATGATGGTCGACGCCCTCGGATCGACCGACACAACGCACGTCCGCGTCGCCGGCACCCACTTCGGAGGGCCGATCCGCGACGGCGCCCCCACCGGCGCAAGCCTGGCCGCCGCCGAGATCGGCGCGTGGCTCGAAACCCGCTGCACGTAA
- a CDS encoding MFS transporter yields the protein MSARITPAAPVVGLCLMALVLEGYDLLMYGTVVPSLLSYDSWNLDATQVGMLGSLAGVGMLVGALLAAAVADRWGRRRTLLTAVLVFSAAMGVCAFAPSPEVFGVGRVAVGLGAGVLMPTAAATLIEFAEPGARARSVALGFVGTSIGGILAGVLSLWLVPEYGFRAMFLAGMVPALVFLPVMLRYLPESPAYLNARGRHEAAAAIADRYHLQHAATSALAAPSPRRGLRALFGADRTVATLLFWGMTLVCLLVLFGVATWLPALMKSAGYPLGAALSFLLTLNVGGAAGALIGAVLADRYGIKHVTATFFVIAAVSLLLVATAPPLAVIYLLVLLAGVGTTGTQILLNTFVGTFYPASCRATGLGMALGVAGSVRSSAPLTGDFSSHSAPAPPGNCSPSPSPPSSAPY from the coding sequence ATGTCTGCCCGTATCACCCCTGCGGCGCCCGTCGTCGGACTCTGCCTCATGGCACTGGTCCTCGAGGGGTATGACCTTCTGATGTACGGAACAGTGGTCCCCTCACTGTTGAGCTACGACTCCTGGAATCTCGACGCCACCCAGGTGGGAATGCTCGGCTCCCTCGCCGGAGTCGGCATGCTCGTCGGCGCCCTACTCGCCGCGGCCGTCGCCGACCGTTGGGGCCGCCGCCGCACTCTCCTCACCGCCGTCCTCGTCTTCTCCGCGGCGATGGGGGTGTGCGCGTTCGCACCCAGCCCCGAAGTGTTCGGGGTAGGGCGTGTTGCGGTGGGACTCGGGGCCGGTGTCCTGATGCCGACCGCCGCAGCAACATTGATCGAGTTCGCCGAACCCGGTGCTCGGGCCCGGTCGGTGGCGCTCGGGTTCGTCGGCACCAGCATCGGCGGAATACTTGCCGGAGTGCTGTCGCTGTGGCTCGTGCCCGAGTACGGGTTCCGGGCGATGTTCCTGGCCGGGATGGTGCCGGCACTCGTCTTCCTTCCGGTGATGCTCCGATACCTGCCGGAGTCACCGGCCTATCTGAATGCTCGCGGCCGGCATGAGGCCGCGGCGGCGATCGCCGACCGCTATCACCTCCAGCACGCCGCGACCTCCGCTCTGGCCGCGCCCAGCCCCCGACGCGGGCTGCGCGCACTGTTCGGCGCGGACCGCACTGTCGCGACGCTTCTGTTCTGGGGCATGACCCTGGTCTGCTTGCTCGTATTGTTCGGCGTCGCGACCTGGCTTCCCGCGCTCATGAAGTCGGCCGGTTACCCGCTGGGCGCCGCCTTGTCGTTCCTGCTCACCCTGAACGTCGGCGGCGCGGCGGGCGCACTCATCGGTGCCGTACTCGCCGACCGGTACGGCATAAAACACGTCACCGCAACCTTCTTCGTCATTGCCGCAGTCTCTCTGCTGCTCGTCGCCACCGCCCCGCCGCTCGCGGTCATCTATCTACTGGTACTCCTCGCGGGTGTGGGCACGACGGGCACCCAAATCCTGCTCAACACCTTCGTCGGCACCTTCTACCCGGCATCCTGCCGGGCCACCGGGCTCGGCATGGCATTGGGGGTGGCCGGATCGGTGCGATCATCGGCCCCACTTACGGGGGACTTTTCGTCGCACTCGGCGCCGGCACCACCTGGCAACTGCTCGCCTTCGCCGTCCCCGCCGTCGTCGGCGCCGTACTGA
- a CDS encoding SDR family NAD(P)-dependent oxidoreductase, whose protein sequence is MTIDFTGQVAIVTGAGGGLGRAHAHALAARGAHVVVNDIGGSADESSADNTPNTPADRVVADITTRGGSAIADYADVTDYPQVTAMVDRALSAWGRVDILINNAGILRDASFRNANIDDFRAVLDVHLMGGVHCSKAVWPHMITQKYGRILMTTSASGIYGNFGQANYAAAKSALVGLMNVLAIEGQSKGIRVNALAPLATTSMTESILDVTAAELLTPDSITPGALFLVSEDAPTKTILGAGGGTFAVSRMLEAHGVFLPADARTPEDVARHWPQINDSTAQSGTDSTAAQIQHFVESAIRATPER, encoded by the coding sequence ATGACCATTGATTTCACGGGCCAGGTCGCCATCGTCACCGGGGCCGGCGGTGGACTCGGCCGTGCCCACGCCCACGCCCTCGCAGCCCGCGGCGCTCACGTCGTCGTCAACGACATCGGTGGATCCGCTGACGAAAGCTCCGCCGACAACACTCCGAACACGCCCGCAGACCGGGTCGTCGCCGACATCACCACCCGCGGCGGCTCGGCAATCGCCGACTACGCCGACGTCACCGACTATCCCCAGGTCACCGCCATGGTCGACCGGGCCCTCTCCGCATGGGGCCGGGTCGACATCCTCATCAACAACGCCGGAATTCTGCGAGATGCCAGCTTCCGCAACGCAAACATCGACGACTTCCGCGCAGTCCTCGACGTCCACCTGATGGGTGGCGTGCACTGCAGTAAAGCCGTATGGCCGCACATGATCACCCAAAAGTATGGCCGAATTCTCATGACGACCTCCGCGTCCGGGATCTACGGCAACTTCGGGCAAGCGAACTACGCCGCAGCCAAATCGGCGCTCGTCGGCCTGATGAACGTGCTCGCGATCGAGGGACAATCCAAGGGCATTCGAGTCAATGCGCTGGCGCCCCTCGCGACGACTTCCATGACCGAATCGATTCTCGACGTCACGGCCGCCGAACTTCTGACTCCGGATTCGATTACGCCCGGTGCGCTGTTCTTGGTCTCCGAGGATGCACCGACCAAGACGATCCTCGGCGCCGGCGGTGGAACGTTTGCGGTCAGCCGCATGCTCGAAGCCCACGGCGTCTTCCTCCCCGCGGATGCCAGAACCCCCGAAGACGTTGCCCGTCACTGGCCTCAGATCAACGACTCGACGGCGCAGTCGGGCACCGACAGCACTGCCGCCCAGATTCAGCACTTCGTCGAATCCGCAATCCGGGCCACACCCGAGAGATGA
- a CDS encoding DUF6390 family protein: MVDHAGGCDGLQTLDPLDERVVRAYWTADDLIDRIDRAQFGATLLGRLASTAGHYWKHLTGKLLVEAAPTHNFHVLGVYPWSRLLDTGMPQPLHILDSCRISWGAVVGFTADRAVVRSRPLMFEHGQLFLGPDREVPADYTVPEGAFVPDLAVGDRVAVHWNFVCDRLDSAQLDRLEQQTEWQLVQTNRRLSTTGHCG, from the coding sequence ATGGTTGACCACGCGGGGGGCTGCGACGGCCTTCAGACCCTCGACCCCCTGGACGAGCGGGTGGTCCGCGCCTACTGGACGGCCGACGACCTGATCGACCGCATAGACCGAGCCCAGTTCGGCGCAACCCTCCTCGGGCGGCTGGCGTCGACAGCGGGACACTACTGGAAACACCTGACCGGGAAGCTCCTCGTCGAAGCGGCTCCGACACACAATTTCCATGTCTTGGGCGTCTACCCGTGGTCGCGGCTACTCGACACGGGGATGCCGCAACCGCTGCACATCCTCGACTCGTGCCGGATCAGCTGGGGCGCGGTGGTGGGGTTCACGGCAGACCGGGCAGTGGTCCGTTCACGACCGCTGATGTTCGAGCACGGGCAGCTCTTCCTCGGACCCGACCGGGAAGTGCCCGCCGACTACACGGTGCCCGAGGGAGCCTTCGTCCCCGATCTCGCCGTCGGCGATCGTGTGGCGGTGCACTGGAATTTCGTCTGCGACCGACTCGACTCCGCCCAACTCGACCGCCTCGAGCAGCAAACGGAATGGCAACTTGTCCAGACCAACCGGAGGTTGAGTACGACTGGTCACTGCGGGTAG
- a CDS encoding RES family NAD+ phosphorylase, whose amino-acid sequence MPNIEPPAGGLLGPAHRSVLTTGTVVWRVHSSHRAPHAPNPTAQPDELAGGRFDSLDGSYAYLYIADSPDGAIAETICRDLPLDPTVARIVPASAVAGRTLTALTVTRTLTVAALHGPHLSAVGHDLWLTKCEARHYVLTRRWANAIRTADPDLDGLAYRPRHNEDTLAWILTTDPAITPHPELAIDPTTTPLPLDHGTGRDLVARIIADHSAILSPT is encoded by the coding sequence ATGCCGAACATCGAACCACCGGCCGGAGGGTTACTCGGGCCGGCGCATCGGAGCGTGCTCACTACTGGAACGGTGGTGTGGCGGGTGCACAGCAGCCACCGCGCCCCGCACGCCCCGAACCCGACCGCGCAGCCCGACGAGCTCGCCGGTGGCCGGTTCGACTCTCTCGACGGCAGCTACGCCTACCTCTATATCGCCGATAGCCCCGACGGTGCGATCGCCGAAACCATCTGCCGGGACCTACCACTCGATCCCACCGTCGCTCGGATTGTGCCCGCCTCCGCAGTGGCAGGCCGCACCCTGACCGCGCTTACCGTCACCCGCACCCTCACCGTCGCCGCACTCCACGGACCGCACCTCTCAGCGGTTGGCCACGACCTGTGGCTCACCAAATGCGAAGCCCGGCACTACGTCTTAACCCGGCGGTGGGCCAACGCCATTCGTACCGCCGACCCCGACCTCGACGGACTCGCCTACCGGCCCCGGCACAACGAAGACACCCTCGCCTGGATACTCACCACCGACCCAGCGATCACACCTCACCCAGAACTGGCAATCGACCCGACCACCACACCCCTGCCCCTCGACCACGGGACCGGCCGCGACCTCGTCGCCCGCATCATCGCCGACCACAGCGCCATCCTCTCCCCCACCTGA
- a CDS encoding DUF6390 family protein — MVSLEHSVLPGHRLFAQYAHAPNALGYCGPPGSERLQALACGLATDVDVLSIARQFSGAWPYQQVIAELAGIADPLDERVVRAYWTADDLIDRIDRAQFGATLLGRLASTAGHYWKHLTGKLLVEAAPTHNFHVFGVYPWSRLLDTGMPQPLHILDSCRISWGEVVGFTADRAVVRSRPLMFEHGQLFLGPDREVPADYTVPEGAFVPDLAVGDRVAVHWNFVCDRLDSAQLDRLEQQTEWQLVQTNRRLSTTGHCG, encoded by the coding sequence ATGGTGTCGCTCGAACATTCGGTGCTGCCGGGGCACCGCCTGTTCGCGCAATACGCGCACGCCCCGAATGCGCTCGGGTATTGCGGCCCTCCGGGTTCCGAGCGACTGCAGGCGCTCGCGTGCGGTCTGGCCACCGACGTCGATGTGCTCTCGATAGCACGGCAGTTCAGCGGCGCCTGGCCGTATCAGCAGGTGATCGCCGAACTCGCGGGCATCGCCGACCCCCTGGACGAGCGGGTGGTCCGCGCCTACTGGACGGCCGACGACCTGATCGACCGCATAGACCGAGCCCAGTTCGGCGCAACCCTCCTCGGGCGGCTGGCGTCGACAGCGGGACACTACTGGAAACACCTGACCGGGAAGCTCCTCGTCGAAGCGGCGCCGACCCACAATTTCCATGTCTTCGGCGTCTACCCGTGGTCACGGCTACTCGACACGGGGATGCCGCAACCGCTGCACATCCTCGACTCGTGCCGGATCAGCTGGGGCGAGGTGGTGGGGTTCACGGCCGACCGGGCAGTGGTCCGTTCACGACCGCTGATGTTCGAGCACGGGCAGCTCTTCCTCGGACCCGACCGGGAAGTGCCCGCCGACTACACGGTGCCCGAGGGAGCCTTCGTCCCCGATCTCGCCGTCGGCGATCGTGTGGCGGTGCACTGGAATTTCGTCTGCGACCGACTCGACTCCGCCCAACTCGACCGCCTCGAGCAGCAAACGGAATGGCAACTTGTCCAGACCAACCGGAGGTTGAGTACGACTGGTCACTGCGGGTAG